A region of Oncorhynchus masou masou isolate Uvic2021 chromosome 29, UVic_Omas_1.1, whole genome shotgun sequence DNA encodes the following proteins:
- the LOC135519111 gene encoding uncharacterized protein LOC135519111, with translation MRPTLWKVVLFALLDRDQPRRKRRSVWIQRWLKSRKQAGEFHRLIQELRLFGEEFRSYLRLDRSQFDHLLQMVGARIARMDTNYRESINPVERLAICLRFLATGDSYRTIGFSFRVGRSTVAGIVPSVAQAIWDCLAGEYLPVPKEEDWRAIAAEFLERWNFPNCLGSIDGKHAVIQAPPCSGSQFYNYKGTYSVVLLAVVDAIYCFRVVDVGAYGKGSDGGTLWDSASGQALQDGTRVGRI, from the exons ATGAGACCAACGTTGTGGAAGGTGGTCTTGTTCGCGCTGTTGGACCGGGACCAGCCCCGCCGAAAGCGCAGGTCTGTGTGGATCCAGAGATGGTTAAAGTCCCGAAAGCAGGCAGGGGAGTTCCACCGTCTAATTCAAGAGCTTCGACTGTTTGGAGAGGAATTCCGAAGTTATCTTCGTCTGGACCGAAGCCAGTTCGATCACCTGCTCCAGATGGTTGGAGCCAGGATCGCCCGGATGGATACCAACTACCGGGAGTCCATCAACCCAGTTGAACGCCTGGCGATTTGTCTCCG attcttggcGACAGGGGACTCCTACAGGACCATAGGATTCAGCTTCCGAGTTGGACGGTCCACGGTGGCAGGCATAGTTCCCTCTGTGGCACAAGCCATTTGGGACTGTCTGGCTGGTGAATACCTGCCTGTCCCCAAGGAGGAAGACTGGAGGGCCATCGCTGCCGAGTTCCTGGAGAGGTGGAATTTCCCCAACTGTCTTGGCTCCATTGACGGGAAACATGCAGTAATCCAGGCTCCACCGTGCTCAGGTTCGCAGTTCTACAACTACAAGGGTACATATTCAGTTGTACTCTTGGCTGTGGTAGATGCCATCTACTGTTTCCGTGTTGTCGATGTTGGTGCTTACGGCAAGGGAAGTGATGGCGGGACCCTCTGGGACTCTGCCTCTGGCCAGGCACTTCAGGATGGCACCCGAGTTGGACGGATATAG